Proteins co-encoded in one Apteryx mantelli isolate bAptMan1 chromosome 4, bAptMan1.hap1, whole genome shotgun sequence genomic window:
- the SOCS4 gene encoding suppressor of cytokine signaling 4 has product MAENKDSNIKNADVRPKSSRSRSADRKDGYVWSGKKLSWSKKSEHCSDAEAASAVGRSGTGLRSQERKYSCSSVELDLDRSCGHRFLGRSLKQKLQDAVGQCFPIKNCSSRHASGLPSKRKIHISELMLDKCPFPPRSELAFRWHLIKRHTAPISQKAEEWIIADLSQNEEREDQLRDDEIASGGTDSPSPSCDLTDSSSSRGDSRAELATSKVGRSSKDESDMDSDDEVITLCTSSRKRNKPKWETDDELLRMETPPKYHTQIDYVHCLVPDLLQINNNPCYWGVMDKYAAEALLEGKPEGTFLLRDSAQEDYLFSVSFRRYSRSLHARIEQWNHNFSFDAHDPCVFHSPDITGLLEHYKDPSSCMFFEPLLSTPLNRTFPFSLQHICRTVICNCTTYDGIDALPIPPSVKLYLKEYHYKSKVRVLRIDVPEQQS; this is encoded by the coding sequence ATGGCAGAAAACAAGGACAGTAACATTAAAAATGCAGATGTGAGACCCAAAAGCAGCCGGAGCAGAAGCGCAGACAGAAAAGATGGTTATGTCTGGAGTGGAAAGAAGCTCTCCTGGTCAAAAAAGAGTGAGCACTGTTCTGATGCTGAGGCAGCAAGCGCTGTAGGAAGATCCGGGACTGGTTTAAGGAGTCAAGAGAGGAAGTACAGCTGCTCATCTGTTGAACTGGATCTCGATCGTTCATGTGGTCACAGGTTTTTAGGCCGCTCTCTCAAACAGAAGTTGCAAGATGCTGTGGGCCAGTGCTTTCCTATAAAGAACTGTAGCAGTCGGCATGCCTCGGGGCTTCCGTCGAAAAGGAAAATTCATATCAGTGAATTAATGTTGGATAAGTGTCCTTTCCCTCCACGCTCGGAGCTAGCTTTTCGGTGGCACTTAATTAAAAGACATACAGCCCCTATAAGTCAAAAAGCAGAAGAGTGGATAATTGCTGATTTATCCCAGAATGAGGAGAGGGAGGATCAGCTGAGGGACGATGAGATTGCCAGTGGGGGAACGGACTCTCCCTCCCCGTCCTGCGACCTGACTGACAGCAGTTCCTCCAGGGGTGATTCCAGGGCTGAGTTGGCTACAAGTAAAGTAGGACGGAGCAGTAAAGACGAGAGTGATATGGACTCTGACGATGAAGTTATAACACTGTGCACAAGttctagaaaaagaaacaaacccaaaTGGGAAACTGATGATGAGCTGCTACGGATGGAAACGCCTCCTAAATACCATACGCAGATCGATTATGTCCACTGCCTAGTCCCGGACCTCCTTCAGATCAATAACAACCCCTGCTACTGGGGAGTCATGGATAAATATGCAGCTGAGGCACTGCTAGAAGGCAAGCCAGAGGGAACGTTTTTATTGCGAGATTCTGCCCAAGAAGACTATTTGTTTTCTGTGAGCTTCAGGCGCTACAGTCGTTCTCTCCATGCACGGATAGAGCAGTGGAACCATAACTTCAGCTTTGATGCCCACGATCCTTGTGTCTTCCATTCGCCCGACATCACGGGACTCTTAGAGCACTATAAAGATCCAAGCTCCTGTATGTTCTTTGAACCGCTTTTATCCACTCCCTTAAACAggacttttcctttttctcttcagcaTATATGTAGAACAGTTATTTGCAACTGTACAACTTACGATGGTATTGATGCACTTCCTATTCCTCCATCCGTGAAGCTGTATCTGAAGGAATATCATTATAAATCAAAAGTTAGAGTACTCAGAATTGATGTACCAGAGCAGCAaagctag